A genome region from Paramisgurnus dabryanus chromosome 12, PD_genome_1.1, whole genome shotgun sequence includes the following:
- the bpnt1 gene encoding 3'(2'),5'-bisphosphate nucleotidase 1: MASSPTVLMRLVASAYAVAEKSADIVRKVLYSGELKIIEKTGANDLQTLADRLVQKSICASLSKSFPKLTIIGEEDLPAEPVDDDLIESGQNSAILQKSCPDQYTSLKEEELVVWVDPLDGTKEYTEGLLDHVTVLIGIAYKGTAIAGVINQPFFNYQMGAGAVLGRTLWGVLGLGAFGFQLQEVPDGKRIITTTRSHSNKLVTSAVQAMDPHDVIKVGGAGNKIIQLVEGKASAYVFASLGCKKWDTCAPEAILHAVGGKLTDMHGNAYRYDADVKHMNSAGVLATLRDHQYYLSRVPQDVLQALPSD, from the exons ATGGCAAGCAGCCCTACAGTGCTGATGCGGTTGGTGGCTTCAGCCTATGCTGTTGCAGAAAAGTCTGCCGATATTGTCAGAAAAGTGCTTTACAGTGGAGAGCTTAAGATCATTGAGAAG ACAGGAGCCAATGATCTACAGACACTGGCTGACAGGCTTGTTCAGAAAAGTATATGTGCATCCCTATCAAAAAGCTTTCCGAAGCTTACTATCATCGGTGAGGAG GATTTACCAGCTGAGCCTGTTGATGACGACCTAATAGAGAGTGGGCAGAACAGTGCAATCCTACAAAAGTCGTGTCCTGATCAGTATACCAGCCTGAAGGAGGAAGAG CTCGTTGTATGGGTGGACCCTCTTGATGGAACTAAAGAATATACTGAAG GACTTCTGGATCATGTGACAGTGCTGATAGGCATAGCTTATAAAGGGACAGCCATCGCGGGAGTCATCAATCAACCCTTCTTTAACTACCAG ATGGGGGCTGGTGCTGTTTTGGGCCGAACGTTATGGGGAGTGTTGGGATTGGGTGCATTTGGATTCCAACTCCAGGAAGTCCCAGATGGGAAAAGAATCATCACTACGACACGATCACATAGCAATAAATTAGTGACCTCTGCAGTCCAGGCCATGGATCCTCATGATGTCATTAAAGTGGGTGGAGCTGGGAATAAG ATCATCCAGTTAGTAGAAGGAAAGGCCTCTGCATATGTTTTTGCCAGTCTGGGCTGTAAGAAGTGGGACACATGTGCACCTGAGGCAATTCTGCATGCAGTTGGAG GCAAACTAACAGACATGCATGGTAATGCATATAGATATGATGCAGATGTGAAGCACATGAACTCTGCTGGTGTGCTGGCAACACTACGAGATCATCAGTATTATTTAAGCAGAGTACCCCAGGATGTCCTTCAAGCTCTTCCTTCAGACTAG